From the genome of Triticum aestivum cultivar Chinese Spring chromosome 3B, IWGSC CS RefSeq v2.1, whole genome shotgun sequence, one region includes:
- the LOC123072218 gene encoding uncharacterized protein isoform X2: MWIHRQSRPSFHQLAPQSRACDPPSTGHRVRPPRPLPSMAPLPQPMPNSLFPHFHGSRSGGGGARALRSRWSEARHAASAPSASSQLATRNMAAMNGKKKAVHKTTATDDKRLQRTLKSVGVNTVLGIEEVSIVKDDVVIQFRIQKCKNPSLQTPGLSVEHHGLKIPLRRLSPNGCADRPVPLTN; the protein is encoded by the exons ATGTGGATCCACCGCCAAAGTCGTCCCTCCTTCCACCAGCTGGCACCCCAGTCGCGAGCGTGTGATCCTCCTTCCACCGGTCACCGAGTGAGGCCACCTCGCCCGCTCCCTTCCATGGCGCCACTGCCCCAACCCATGCCCAACTCCCTCTTCCCTCATTTCCATGGCAGCagatctgggggggggggggcaagggccCTTCGCTCTCGGTGGTCTGAAGCGAGGCACGCGGCCTCTGCTCCCTCCGCATCCAGCCAACTAGCCACTAGGAACATGGCGGCAATGAATGG GAAGAAGAAGGCCGTTCACAAGACCACGGCCACTGATGACAAAAGGCTTCAAAGGACCTTGAAAAGTGTAGGAGTGAACACCGTTCTTGGTATCGAAGAGGTCAGCATTGTCAAGGATGACGTAGTTATCCAGTTTCGAATTCAGAAG TGCAAGAATCCATCACTTCAAACACCTGGGTTGTCTGTGGAACACCACGGACTAAAA ATCCCACTGCGTCGCCTTTCTCCCAACGGTTGCGCCGATCGACCCGTACCTCTAACCA ATTGA
- the LOC123072218 gene encoding uncharacterized protein isoform X1, with the protein MWIHRQSRPSFHQLAPQSRACDPPSTGHRVRPPRPLPSMAPLPQPMPNSLFPHFHGSRSGGGGARALRSRWSEARHAASAPSASSQLATRNMAAMNGKKKAVHKTTATDDKRLQRTLKSVGVNTVLGIEEVSIVKDDVVIQFRIQKCKNPSLQTPGLSVEHHGLKKIPLRRLSPNGCADRPVPLTN; encoded by the exons ATGTGGATCCACCGCCAAAGTCGTCCCTCCTTCCACCAGCTGGCACCCCAGTCGCGAGCGTGTGATCCTCCTTCCACCGGTCACCGAGTGAGGCCACCTCGCCCGCTCCCTTCCATGGCGCCACTGCCCCAACCCATGCCCAACTCCCTCTTCCCTCATTTCCATGGCAGCagatctgggggggggggggcaagggccCTTCGCTCTCGGTGGTCTGAAGCGAGGCACGCGGCCTCTGCTCCCTCCGCATCCAGCCAACTAGCCACTAGGAACATGGCGGCAATGAATGG GAAGAAGAAGGCCGTTCACAAGACCACGGCCACTGATGACAAAAGGCTTCAAAGGACCTTGAAAAGTGTAGGAGTGAACACCGTTCTTGGTATCGAAGAGGTCAGCATTGTCAAGGATGACGTAGTTATCCAGTTTCGAATTCAGAAG TGCAAGAATCCATCACTTCAAACACCTGGGTTGTCTGTGGAACACCACGGACTAAAA AAGATCCCACTGCGTCGCCTTTCTCCCAACGGTTGCGCCGATCGACCCGTACCTCTAACCA ATTGA